The segment CATGACTTTGTTTCTCTGGAGCCAATTGAGGTCCTCGGGTCGGTTTAATGGGAATAATTTTCATGTACATTCGTTGTCATaaagttttcattttttatttacggaCGTACCTACTAATaggcaaagatttttttatgattgacGCCAAAATATATTCTTGCTTCCTACTTTAAGTATAAcactaaaaattacttttaataatggTTCAAAGTTGCATTGAACAGTTTTAGTGTTCTTTtgatatataggtatacttattacctatacatatttttttatatgtgttcGTCATTAAATGTCATTAAATGTTAAGAGAAGATAGGTGGAAATAGGTCTACCTTATTGTAAATCTAGTTGACACTAGCTGTAAGcaaatattcattttcatttagaTCGATAATCGTTTGAAGTTCATTCAAATATGTAGTAAGTACTTGAACCTATACCTCTTTTACTTCTAAGATAATCACATTTTTTCAACCATAGATAATGGACGCAGAAAGTCTTAGTATATTTAACTACCGATTaagaatgttatattttattttactttataaggTACTTAATCGAATAACTGAATTATATAAATGGCAtgaagtaaaaaaacaaaaaataagaagtTGAATAAAAGTATCACAAAACATTTGTAGACGACAGgcttagaaattaataaaaaaatcaataaaggcTAGCCACGAGAAAATAAATCTTAGTTTACGAGAaagtctaattattattataaaattcgatcaaagaaacaaaaaagatttttttttataaattttcacaaAGTAACTAAATAATGTACATGGAATCTCTagctagaaaaaatattatttattaacacaatacacaaaagaacacaaaaaattcaaaataacaacACCCTCGTCACCTGTACGCAAGTGTACAATATACAAAGGAAGTGTATGAAATTGGATAATTTTCCAATTGTTAGTCCTTGGTAGATGGCTAATTTTGGTCAAGAGGCAATTTATTACTTTCAAGCGCTATTACAGCATTTGCTAGAAACACACAATAATGATCTCGTGGAAATATTTAGAGATGCGCTTACATAACAGCTACTCAGACCGTGTATCGTTATAAATCACAGTCCGTTGCTATTCTTGGACGCACAATCACCAATACTGTAAGTGTAACATACTGCTCCAGGTATAATCCAGGGAATGTTatgattaaaacaaacattaaaaactattgtttatattgtaGTTGTTTTCAtagaataatattcaaaaataaattgcaatgcGTTATAGATATTAGCATATAATTGTTTACAATGCAGAATACGTTACGAGTGAATTATTCCGGAAATAATTCTTTGGAACGAATTCAAAAAGATCCCTGGCCCACGTTGCaagtaataaatcatattaacaaGTGCCTATCTATAAGATAGATGAAATGGTACATTAGATTACATTCCACAACCATGCTAATACCGCATTTGATTTTGTACTAGTAACCAAGTCTTAACTTTAAATGTACTACATTATggtaataatactataataataacaataatttagtcTCCAGTCATCATCTCCATGAATTCTGAAACAAAAAGAATTTATGTTTAGTACAAGTATTCGCTATTTTAACTGAAGGACAGTTTACAACGGTGATTCcatttaagaatatttataacCTTACAAATAGCGGACAAGCAAATGACGACATGTCCAAGTGTAAACAGTGAGATGTTTTGACACTGGTGCGAAGAATTATACCGAGTAATCCTTTGATCTTCATCCAAAATGAGAGCTGGGGAATGCAAACTCATTGAAAGTTCATGTGTTGTACATGTAAATCACACATCGCGCGCAATCATAGGAATTTTAACATCtatcataatgttttattattattattgtttatttcaatacagATATTGTTGCTTGCGATTTTAGATGGTctaaaaataactgaacaaaAGGAAAATGCTTTTATATGGAAGTGGTAGGAGTGACCGAAATTATGTGAAGAACCGTTATACTCAGATTTTAAATGGATTACCTACTGTCTTACAGAAAACAATCGTCAAATGGCAAATTGGTTGATGTATGATCAGTGAAATTGCCGGATGTCCAATAAATCTTCTCCCCACTTATAATATCACTGCTTCTTCAAGGTCGATATCGCGCAATAACTTTAGTAGTATTATTGTTCATTGTGGTCACCACCTGCTTGTTTTACTACCCTTTGTTATAAAAGTTTACACTGTATGTGCCATAAAACCAGTGAAAATACTAAGGTTGAGTCACTTAGCACAATAAAAACTGGTAGCCTCATAAAGACACAAATTGAATCTTTCTGGGTAAATTATTCACTTTAGATCGGCAGAGGCAGATAAGTGgcgtaatattaatatcattgaGAGGTTCTTGACCTATATGCAATTTTGTTAGCTGATGCAATCACAGTAATAGACGAGTGTAAGATCTATTTACAGGAATTTATACCTGTTTATCTGGATCCAGAATTTGAGgggtaatattataaattatttaataagaaatttaacaagatcaataaaatcaattacaaCGAGCTTTATGGGCAAGAAGCGCATagattttcggattttatttttaattttgattcgacaaaacaatattaattgatGTAATATGAAGCTTATTGCATAATTTGCTGAGAATTACATGATTACTACATTTGCTGAGAATTTTGttatcatgtaaaaaaataacatcggAACCGTCTTCTTTGTTGAACACTGATGtcagtttaataattaatagcTATTAAGATAAATTATCATCTAATATAACTCTTTCTCTGATTTTCTTTTCTCTCTCTGTGTAACGACTACAATGTTATTCTAAATTCTATTCTGTTGCTATTATCTAATATTCGTAGCGCCTACCATGAGCCCTCTCTCATCTGTCAACACTTTATTTAAATCCTACTTCACatgccatcaggtgcaatgggtcTCTTTGTGCACAACTTGTTCGTTCCTTCGtttagttgaaaataaaaagaaagcaaATTGATTAAAgtgatttgtaaaatataattaccatCGAAGTCGACGGTTCCGGAGCCGTCAGTGTCGATTTCAGCGATGATGCCGTCCAGGTCAGCGTTGCTGAGCTTGTCGTCGAGCGCGGCCAGGATCTCCTTCAGGGTGGAGGTGGTGATGTAACCGTTACCTTCACGGTCGTACAACCTATGGacaattaaatgattttagtGTACTTTTCGGTGATCAACAGtgtaataaaatctatgaaaGGGGTCACTGACACAATAGGTGCGAGCATCATGAAATCGGGTACTAATTCCAAacttgagttatttttatttatgtttatgaaaaacaatacatatttttcgTTGCCTGACCTCAGGACCGCACCTAGTCTATGTATGCTGTCGTTAAACTTCCAcctgttaatttttttctatgttgGATTCATACTCTTTGTCGAGCATGTTACAAAAAGGACTTGGATTTAATTATGGACCATCTGCTCATCCTATCTAGTTTAGTGTCAGATAAATACCgttcgaaaaaaaattgtgttttcaGATATGGGaattgaacccaggacctcctAGTTCACAGCGCATAAACGGTACCACCAGATAGATGCGGCATTATCGTAGTCCATATTACcgattagtaaaataaaaataccgaattctaaataattaaacacgCAAGAGAGTTTATTAAAACTGGACGTAAACCAATCAATATCTGAGAAGAAACGGAAGTAGCTGTTAATCTTATTCAGCGtttgttatttctaaaattaccACATTTTCACAAAGATGTTTAAGTTCCCGTAGACTTCATTATAACGTAGACTAAACATGATTTCTCAAAGCGTTTGTTGTGCGTCCGCAGACAATTAATTACACCTTTGTTTGTTGTACTTACTAGAAACATTTGTATAGTGTATTTGCATTAGCGGATGAAGTAATTGTTAGACTTACACCGTAGTTactgtttgtatttttaataaaatatttggatgatgTGGTGAAAAGTGCAGAGTTTGCAGTTTTTATCACATTGCGAACAGATATTGTGTTAACACATTCCATCCAGTTCGTGTTCAGCCCACGCAAAACttttcaccaaaaataaaatttgttctcTAGTAGCgaatttaaaaatgcataaaatattatttttattacatgttattTTGAAGGTGGTAACGAAGTCAGGAGATATCGATTggattgataaataaaaacaactgttttaagttttttcttCATTAAGTAATGTTTTGAAACCTTCTTAATAATAGAGGAAGCCTGAGCTCAACAGTGAGCACTACATACTATAAGGTTAAattagcatttactcagaaacATGCCCTAATAACATCGTGGTGAGTACTGATACTCATACTATCTGACATCATTGTTTTGTACTTAATTAGTATAGCTAGTGACACAACAAATGAATGGAATTAATCAAGCTTAAATACTGCGCGTGTGTAATGCATTATCAGTATTGTCCAGTAAGtttgtaatttcatattttctCTTATTGTGAGCTATTGTTTACCTGAAAGCTTCTTTCAGTTCTTGCTGCATGGCTTCAGCGTCCTCTTCCTCAAGGAAGTGGGAGGCAATATTGCAGAAACCATCGAAGTTGATCTTGCCAGAGTCTGAAATAAGAAAGAATCCAAATGTTATGATGTGATTTGATTTACGTGTTTAAACAAACGAATGTTAATGTGCTATTTCTCAGAACGTATAGCATTGAactatttcaatgtttaatttttaacacaaaTCCGCGATTTTCTAAAGTAAATATCAACTGAGAGTCAGAACATTATTTATCTGTCATCACGCATAATGCCGCGCCAGTAAGTATTCTCAACGTTATTGGCACTGCTAAGATACCTAGATTTACAGATATCACAAAATAGATAATTCCACTCTACTTTATTTCTGAAGATCCTTTCGGTGTTATGATATCAAAAAAATGACCTAGATTCATCGGTATTTTACTATCCTCCCATGTTGATTTTTGACAGAATGTGTATCCGAATATGTCAAGTCCGACAAGCTCAAAGAGGATTTCTTAAAAGAATCTGTCTACGGAAATAGCTTCGTCAGTTTCGTGCACGTGTAAAAATATTCGAGAGTATATCGAGGAGGAGCGTCGCCGTGTCCCTGCTCCGATGATTGATCATCGCTCATTGTACTATTTACGACGACAGAGAATTCTGAACAGTAATTAGCACTCCTCTCATGTAAATCATTACTTATAGTTGTTTAGAAAGCTTCTATTTGCATATGACGTTTGATATATCTGCATtaggctgttattattattagacagATTTAATAACTGCTGAGTGTTACTCAATGATGAGTAAATTTTAGTAGATATTTCGacaattgttataattatggataattttttttttctggatGTTCTCTTAGTATTTGGCACTAAAGGCTTGTATAAAAGTAAAAGCTTCATAAACACGCGTAACCTATTAATAAACCTGTGAACGGTTCAGTGAGTATTTCTTACATAATTCCACAATGATAATGAAAGCAGCATCGTAAACCTAAtcgacatatatttttattttaaatcattttttgttttccaatttcatattaaattctgCTCCACAGGTTTCGTTTTCTATATTTTCACAGTACTTTCAAATTTAGAGTTAAACTAATCATTCGatacattgttttatagatGAAGGTCCTGTCTCACAGCTTCTGAATAAATGCTACTGATCACTGAAacgtataagccgaccaaatacaaaagccacACTTCGATCTATGCTTCCAAATACATGGTTATTAAATGAGCACTATCTGAcctatttaatatgataactgtcAAATCAAATATACTTGAAATCGAAGCTTTTAtgcaaaatttaattcaattgcAATTGAAATCTATTGCAGCCAATTAGAAAATGGTTTGAATCGCAGAATGAATGAATCGAGATTATTTTGTTGTGGAAAGTGCGCCttatattaaattcattcaATAACTAGATCTCATTTCATCAATGAATGCATTGAATATAgctttcaattatttttgtgcCTTGGAAACTAATTATGGCCTCTAAATCCAAGGTCTTATCGGTATTTGGAACCACGTCATCCAGTTTTATGTCTAAGCAATCACCGGAATTTCTATGACGAacataattttgtcaaaatatttctcactatattaatttattggcTTTCGGCAACAGCATTTTGTTTactaaaaatgtgttttttttttttataatgctcaCTTTCTGGGTCGTTTTCATCAATGAGAGCCTGCAGTTCAGAGTCGTCGAAGAGCTGGCCCATGGTGTTCAGGATGGTGGAGATTTTGAGGACATCGATGTATCCAGACTTGGTGGTGTCGAACATCTGGAATGCCTTGCGGAGCATGGCCATTTTCTGGTCATCGTCAGTGTCCTgtaaagaagaagaaaatgttattaaagAACCGAATGAAATAGGTAACTTTGTAGAGCTTATGTTGCGGTTTACTACATATCTTTGTCGTATCAATGACATTATAGGCCAAAATTTTATTCCATAATTATTGGTAATAACTGTAGTTTATAATCAATGGCTAAAATAATacgataagtaaaatataacataaagcTTCATCGAAAGTTCCATTCTGGATTTCGAACTCGTTAATCTCAACATAAAAtagtaacaaaactattttattccaCAATTGTTTCAAACATTCCAAAAATATCACTGAATATCCAAATTCCGCATTGCAATTTCCGAAAAATATGTCGTTTATCACTTTCACTCATCACAACACTTGTTAAATGTTAAATCCTCACCATTTTGTTTTAGAAGTGTTTGTGGTTGTAACAAGAACTGAATCCGAGTGCGAGTGTTGTTACACTAGACTTTACGTTCGTGCCCTACCCTTATTTATAGCATTTCATCAGactgaaaatacaaaaataagtgAAAAACTGTCCATCTCTCTCATACGCGTGTAACACTGCGTGGTTATTATGTTTGGGGTGAAATATATCTACGTCATGCGATGAAAATGCACGTTCCACATTTGAGCCGCAGGAAACGATTTGTCAGGTTTACTGTTTATTCATTTActgtttatttagtattatttccATTTCGATTATAGAATTtccgttgtttttttttatttatagttccaATTATAGCTTGCCCTAGTTATTTTTCTACGTTTCGTTCGGTTAAATCCGAAAGTCAACTGTTTGTTTCAAATCCATATGTAGAATGTCCCCTGTGACTATTTTGGTTGatcatgtatttataaatttacagtTGTTTACGTTCGTGTTATCGAATATTGCATTTTGTTACTTTTGTTTCATAGAGATTCATGTATTATCTAGTGCCTATATACATAACGACGAGTTTTATAGATTACACTTTAATGCCAATATGTTTTACTACTCTAGTGGTCTCcgagttattaaattttattgtatatttaaagataatgcAATTTGTCAGGCTCATTCAAAATTCACGAGCATTTTTACGACTACTCAAACTAttt is part of the Manduca sexta isolate Smith_Timp_Sample1 chromosome 10, JHU_Msex_v1.0, whole genome shotgun sequence genome and harbors:
- the LOC115455845 gene encoding troponin C, whose product is MDTDDDQKMAMLRKAFQMFDTTKSGYIDVLKISTILNTMGQLFDDSELQALIDENDPENSGKINFDGFCNIASHFLEEEDAEAMQQELKEAFRLYDREGNGYITTSTLKEILAALDDKLSNADLDGIIAEIDTDGSGTVDFDEFMEMMTGD